The following coding sequences lie in one Arachis hypogaea cultivar Tifrunner chromosome 4, arahy.Tifrunner.gnm2.J5K5, whole genome shotgun sequence genomic window:
- the LOC112796508 gene encoding protein GAMETE CELL DEFECTIVE 1, mitochondrial: MAQLLNPLTFLPSPSQATGPVYSASFTHSFSFVLAVTMQTLHRLISAARRTASASDLLINHETRRIRSLPSRTLTSGGNPFDEDDLGWDSPSSTTTWSTGITKDHFNGESTVLPTTSVPSLSDEQSKTLSDMQEIDDFDRELDSENRKSKIFLDGWKDRMMETAALLKQVQEPGARGSYLKDSEKAEMYRLHKQNPEVYTVEKLAKDYRVMRQRVHAILWLKELEEEEEKKLGRPLDDSVEQLLDSFPEFFNSHDREFHVASLPYKPDFKVMPEGWDGITKDLDEVHYEISKKEDEMLYREFVEKMNFNKKKMAGEVRCHRYSRRRPSDGWTFTVEKMGPRGKRGGGGGWKFASMPDGSTRPLNEMEKMYVKRETPRRRKRILP; the protein is encoded by the exons ATGGCACAACTGCTAAACCCCTTAACATTTCTCCCCTCTCCCTCACAAGCCACAGGCCCAGTCTACAGCGCTTCTTTCACTCATTCTTTTTCTTTCGTGTTGGCCGTCACAATGCAAACCCTTCACCGCCTCATTTCCGCCGCCAGACGAACTGCCTCCGCCTCCGACCTCCTCATCAACCACGAAACCCGTCGCATTCGTTCCCTCCCTTCCAGAACCTTAACATCTGGGGGCAACCCCTTCGACGAAGATGACCTAGGCTGGGACTCCccctcctccaccaccacttgGTCCACCGGCATCACCAAGGACCACTTCAACGGCGAATCCACCGTCCTTCCCACCACGTCCGTTCCCTCACTCTCCGATGAACAATCAAAAACCCTCTCCGATATGCAGGAAATCGATGACTTTGATAGGGAGCTGGATTctgagaacaggaagagcaagatTTTCTTGGATGGGTGGAAGGACAGGATGATGGAGACTGCCGCTCTCCTTAAGCAGGTCCAGGAGCCTGGCGCCAGGGGATCCTACCTCAAAGATTCCGAGAAGGCTGAAATGTACCGCTTGCATAAGCAGAATCCTGAGGTTTACACTGTAGAGAAGCTTGCTAAAGATTACAGGGTTATGAGGCAGAGGGTCCATGCTATCCTTTGGCTCAAGGAgcttgaggaggaggaggagaagaagcttGGCAGGCCCCTTGATGACTCTGTTGAGCAACTGCTCGATTCCTTTCCCGA GTTCTTTAATTCCCATGATAGGGAGTTCCATGTTGCATCCCTTCCTTACAAACCTGACTTCAAGGTCATGCCTGAGGGATGGGATGGCATTACGAAGGATTTGGATGAAGTTCATTATGAAATCTCCAAAAAGGAAGATGAAATGCTCTATCGAGAATTTGTTGAGAAGATGAACTTCAACAAAAAGAAa ATGGCTGGAGAGGTGAGGTGCCACAGGTATAGTCGAAGACGCCCTTCAGATGGATGGACTTTTACTGTAGAGAAAATGGGACCCCGCGGGAAGCGTGGAGGTGGTGGTGGCTGGAAATTTGCTAGCATGCCTGATGGCTCAACTCGGCCACTGAACGAGATGGAGAAGATGTATGTGAAGCGAGAGACTCCACGCAGACGAAAGAGGATCCTTCCTTGA
- the LOC112796509 gene encoding uncharacterized protein, translating into MPTMEAGEVAVFVDTNFGTRIAFKAFPHVTVASLKRDFARVHLGCLPDTGEIQVNGLMVKRKSCFYYLPDSLPIKHVFPKMRRTWFLHMDIQHLTRLHIPCSPCGIAILSKRQGLMTSNGENKGICNSEEKRAEGFCKNYMQNAAGGTLEDEKPTGTTEKSQYLKEENKVENQAVLHANSMQGSLSKMSTQVISVSAIINKYFLGFNGIDNINSSPNSDFTSNAVHSDIEVQSKATPQSCLKRRINIPAPVTPKTAPPVLHAAFRVDLVSKKAGPKRRRSRKHAPFHADLVSKERKSRVGKRLLVASQSLGVSPIKDSSILFCKLKNRNQIEQKSQINGSIFSLSDSDSDS; encoded by the exons ATGCCAACAATGGAAGCTGGTGAAGTTGCTGTGTTTGTGGACACCAATTTTGGCACTCGCATTGCTTTCAAAGCCTTTCCCCACGTTACAGTCGCATCACTCAAAA GAGACTTTGCGAGAGTACACCTCGGATGTTTACCAGATACAGGAGAAATCCAAGTTAATGGATTAATG GTCAAGCGAAAATCATGCTTCTACTACCTGCCAGATTCCCTGCCTATAAAGCATGTTTTCCCCAAGATGAGGAGAACATGGTTTCTTCACATGGACATTCAGCATTTAACGCGTTTGCATATTCCATGTTCACCCTGTGGCATAGCCATTCTTTCTAAACGCCAGGGCTTGATGACCTCAAATGGTGAGAACAAAGGTATATGCAATAGTGAGGAAAAAAGAGCGGAAGGGTTCTGCAAAAATTACATGCAAAATGCAGCTGGTGGAACTCTAGAAGACGAAAAACCTACCGGCACCACCGAGAAGAGTCAATATTTGAAGGAAGAAAATAAAGTTGAAAATCAGGCTGTGTTGCATGCAAACTCAATGCAAGGCAGTCTCAGTAAGATGTCAACACAAGTGATATCAGtgtcagccataatcaataaataCTTTCTGGGCTTCAATGGGATTGACAATATTAACAGTTCTCCAAACTCGGACTTTACATCCAATGCTGTTCACAGTGATATCGAAGTTCAATCAAAAGCTACACCACAGAGTTGTTTGAAAAGACGAATCAATATTCCGGCACCGGTAACTCCCAAAACAGCTCCACCTGTTCTGCATGCTGCATTTCGGGTTGACTTGGTTTCCAAAAAAGCAGGGCCTAAAAGGAGAAGATCCAGAAAACATGCTCCGTTTCATGCTGACTTGGTTTCCAAAGAAAGAAAATCCAGAGTTGGGAAGCGTCTTCTTGTCGCTTCTCAAAGTCTTGGGGTTTCTCCCATCAAGGATAGTTCCATACTTTTTTGTAAACTTAAAAATAGAAATCAAATAGAGCAGAAATCTCAGATCAATGGTTCAATATTTTCTCTTAGTGATAGTGACAGTGATAGTTGA